DNA from Triticum aestivum cultivar Chinese Spring chromosome 7D, IWGSC CS RefSeq v2.1, whole genome shotgun sequence:
AGAGATGCAGGGGGGCTATTCATGGGAGCTTCAACACTAGTTCTGAGGGGCCTCCGTGACCCTCAGGTGCTCGAAGCACTAGCTATACGGGAGGTTGGCACTTTCAGAGGATCTCTATCTCAACCAAATTTTGGTGGCCTCGGATTGTTAGGTGGTGGTAGATGCGATCAGGGAAGGAAGCTCAGCAAATTTTGGTGCCATTGTTCAGAAGATCAAGGCTCGAGCAACTACCTTTATTTCATGCTCTTTTAGTCATGAGTATAGGACCTCCAATACGGAGGCCCATAATCTCGCAAAGTATGCTTTATCTTTAGGGTTTGGCCGTCACACCTGGCTAGGCCAGCCCGGCGATCTTGTCTTTGTACCTTTGAACATTTTGATGCAGTAATAAAGCTTTGCGAGATTCTAAAAAAAAAAAACTGGCCACTACAACTGAGAAATAGGCCCAGTTGTGAGGGATTCACGACTGAAGAACAACAGCAGCGTGGAGATTACCTCAGAAAAAAAAAAAAGCAGCGTGGAGGTCGCcggccgcggtggcggcggaggcTTCCTCGCCGCCAAAGTGTTACTCCGCTGAGATTCCTCCATCGCCGTCGCGCTCCGTTCGGAGGTAAGTCAGCGCGTATGCCTAGCCCCGTCTAGCTCAAACCCTAGTGTGCTCCGTCTTAGAATCGATTTCGTCATGAAGATGGATCCGGAGGTCGCAGGTGCTGTTACATACGAAGTGCTTAGTTTTCTGAGAGTCGAACTGAACACTAATTTAATGTTCAGGAAAACAGGAGGATATTTTAAAGATAAATATCAGATTTATTTCGCTTACTTTTTTTATCATGATTTGTTTTGAAATGTTCAGAATAAAAGGAGGAAATTTCCGATTAAATATCAATTAGACCGTGAATTTTTTTGGCCCAaacattgttgcttttgtgctccATCCTGAGTGAACGGCGCTTCGTCCTAATGCATGGAGTTGGTAATACAGCAGCCAAATGTTCTAtgaaactctggggtgcacaccgGCTTGGTAACGAGGCTGATCTGTTGCAGGATTTTTATTTCGTGTTCAAATGAGACCAGTACATTCTTTTTTGCGCAAACATGGTGTGCTACCCcatcagttttttttttttttgaaaaatgttctagTTTTTGACACAGAGCAGAGACTTCGGCAGCTTGGTTATGAGATGCTTATCGGCAGAATTGCTGAAACTTCTGCAGCTAGCTGTAAGAATTTGTTAGCATATGCTTATCATGGCGTTGGTGGCAATAGCTTGCTTAACCTCGCACCTAATGGTATTTGTTTGAGCCACCTCGGTTATGAGTTGGTTAACTCGTCtcatctgtttcagcaaatagacGAACCAGAAAACATTTTTTTTGTATGTGCTTGAGCTTTCTTCTTGCGACAAGCTGATGATTTGGTAATGATATGTCGTATGTTTTCGCAGATAAGATTGACAGCTTTCCTTGTGTTCATCAGTTTACTTGGATCTGAGAACTAAATCAATATAGCAGGTACAcggagtaaattgcacaaaaccaccactttaaaggctaggtttgcgaaaaacactacaATACTTTTTTTTTCCCAGAAAACACCATGTCTACggtaatgtttttgcgaaaaacaCTGATCGGCGGATTTGACTCGATTGAGCATGTTTATGACAGATTGGGCCCGCTAGTCAGGCTGACGTGGCACCGCCTAAGTAACTGCGACGTTGGCAAACGTTATCATCATGTGTGGCCCagtggggtccacctgtcattgaaaggaaaaagaaaaaaacctGGTGCTCCGTGCTCGTCAACCTCCCGCCGCTGGACAGAGGAGCGTTGTGGCCGCCAGCGCTGACGTCGACTGGGGCCCGAGGGAGCTCGCGGCGACGGCTCTGGAACAGGCTCTCCGCGCCGTGTTCGGGGGGTGGCTGCGGGGTCGGATGGGACGGCCTGCAGTGTTGCCGCCATGGGCCAGGCCGCGACGACTGAAGAGCTGCGATGGCGGCGCCCGCAGGGCTTCCCCGGAGGAACTTGGGGGCAGCGGCAGTTCGAGGGCATCCAGAGGAGTCGGTTACGCCGAAGGAAagagaggggagggctgctggcAAGGAATTTGGCCGACGGGACGGGCGGCGGCACCTTGGCCATTGGAGGGGGAGGAGCTCCGAGGCTTGGGGAAAGAGTTGAGGACTGCGAGGGGGCAACGGGATCCCTGCGCCCTCGCGAGCCATGCGAGGTCTCCGTTGAGGCAGAGCCCGCCATCGTCGTTGCCGCACCGAGGCAGAGCCCGCCCATCGTCCGCCCTCGGCCAAGGCAGAGGCCTCCCCGCCGCCAGTGCTCCCCCGCGGATTCCATCCTTGAGCACGGCCTCCGCATCCGGGCGCCACGGTCTTTGCCGTCCTTGACCTTCCTCGCCCGGCTCAGACTCGCGAGCCGGCCTTTGTCCGCCGGCCTGCTGCACTAAAACTGTTCGATGGAATGCCAAAGAGAGGCTTGATAGGCTGACAAGCGGGCCCCACATCCAGCAAACGTTTTCATGTAACGGTGTGAGAAACTGGTGCCACGTCAGCCTGACTGGCGGCCCCCATTTGTCATAAACTCACTTAACTGAGCCCCCGCCGCCgatcagtgttttttgcaaaatGATTACCGTAGACgtggtgttttctgcaaaaaaaatgtattgtagtgtttttcgcaaacctgGCCTACAAAGTGatggttttgtgcaatttactcccGGTACATGTCTTATTTACTTGGATGCATATGTTTTAATTTCATCCCTCACATGCTAGCTGTTGCCTGGGCTACTCATTTCTTTGAGATTGAATATGTGGTTAAAATATTAAAGGAATCTTCTATAAATTTGAAGTGCTAGCCCAAGCTCACTGGCCAAAAAGGTTGAAAACGCTTTATTCTCAAAATTTTAACCAAAAGGTCACGAGCTGTTCCTATGCTTTATATGAAATTGTAAAGCATTTATAGTTCACGCATTGTACTATTTGTGCAGGAGAAAAAAAACACTGAAATAAACACATGATATCTACGGCATTAAccaaaataagtaaaaaaaaaaaCAAACACAAATGAACAAGGCACCATGGAGTATGTAAGATGAATCTCTTGCCCTGTCAACTCTTGGTGCATCATTCCAGTGATTTGAGCAACACGGCAGCAGGTCTAATGAACCCTATAATATGTGTGTAGCAAATTGTGGGTCCATTGCTAGGGATGGAAAACGATTTTCTAAAATGCAGTGGTTGGGGCATGATTGATTGGAGCACGCTAGTGGAACAATTCAAGGACAAAAAGAATATATACGAAGGTGGTTGTACATTTCTAATGCAAGTTGGATTTAGTTGACCTTGCTTAATTATGGTATCAGGCCAATCATATTGAAAGTCGTCGGCCAAGTTTTGTCTTGTTGGAACTGGTGTCGAATATGTGCTAGGGTTGAGGTTGGACTTGGAATTTGCCGAGGTTTGTCAATGTACTACATGAGGAGAAACACCCATAGTTATGGCCTGAGAGCCTTTGTACAGTCTCGTTAACAAATATAGGCTAGTCATTAACTATTCAGCAATGATCTGTCAGAATAATTCTGACGTGTCTGATCACACAAACTATTACGTACTAGGCTAGAAGAAATAAAATTAACAACCAAGTGAGGACAAAGTACAACTATGCAAGAAGATAGATATTAAATTGACCACCGGGCAAGCGACCTAGCTAGTCTCAGTTCCAACTAACAATATCACACAAACTATGGGAATGGAACCGATTCCAAGTGGACATGTGGGCGGGCTCTCAGTTCCAACTAACAATATCGTGCACTGACTCTAGACTTGGTAATATACAAGTTAGTTGATGGATGATATAAATTGAAGCCAGAGCTTATCCATTTGATGGCAAAGTAAGCAAATGGCCTCCATACCCATTAACGAGGTAGCTACAGAAGCATCATCCACCGAGCGTCTGGAGAGCCAGAGCCAGGGCAGTGGTAATGGCAGCTCTGCAGGCGCCGACCCAAAACTGTACGAGTTCAAGGAGCAGCTCCTGCTGCTGGCGACTCTGGTTGCGACGGTGACCTACGTCGCAGGGCTGAACCTGCCAGGGGGATCCTGGCAACAGGATGGCTCAGGGGGTTACATCGTGGGCGACCCGATCCTCCGGGATACGCACTACCGCCGGTATCTCGCCTTCTACTACTGCAACGCCACCGCGCTGGCGACATCACTCGTCATCTCCCTCATCCTCATCATTCTGCCTAGGAAAAGCACATCCTGGACGGTGGTGTTGCGGGCCGTGATGGCGCTCGACCTACTTGGCCTCATGGGGGCCTATGGCGCTGGGAGTAGCCGGGATACATTCACCACCGTCTACTCGGGGGTGGCCTTCTCCTTTCTGGTATATGTCATCCTCGCTGTCTTCTTCTCCTACCTCTGGCTTATGGCCAGGAACAGGGCCAACAACAATGGTGATGATAATTCCCGCTCCGACCCCATTCCCGTCAATGGTTACAATAATGAAATCATCTTTGACCCCATTCCCATCCTCACCAATGATGATGGTAATGAAATCCAATCCGACTCCAACCCCATCCCCACCATTGGTTTTGATAATGAAATCAACTCTGACCCCACCTCCACCCCCATCCTCACCAATGGGGTTGAGAATGAAATCCAACCCGACTCCATCCACATCCCCACCAATGGTGTTCAGAATGAAATCCAATCCAACTCCATCCGCATCCCCGCCAATGGTAATGGTACTGGTGCCCAATCCAACTCACCCTCCAGGAAGCATGACAAAGAGAAGATCGACTTGTTGATGCTACTCGCAACCTTCGTGGTCACCATTACATATGTGGCCGGGCTTAGCCCGCCTGGTGGGTTCTGGAGTAGCACCCAGGATGGCCACCGTCCGAGTGATCCAGTGTTACAAGCACGTGGGAGGTTCCGTGCTTTCTTCATTTGCAACACCACCTCGTTTGTTGCATCCCTGCTCATCATCGTGTTGCTCCTGGAGAAGAAGCTGAGCAAGACCATCTCGGTACGGTTCGTGGCACTCTATGGGTTGATCGCCGTCGCTCTACTAGGCCTCATGGGGGCATATGCTGCTGGGAGCTGCAGGGAGGCTGACAACACCATCTTTGTCCTTACCCTCACCACTGCGGTTCCTGTCTGCGTATGCCTCCAGCTGTTGATTACTTACACCATTGGTTGGAAACGATGTGCGAATGTGCATAGTTCTGTCTTAGCATGGTTCAAGAAGCATGTCAGCATTCCTCGAGGTATGCCTAGCTACCCAACCATATGTTACTCCATTTACAAATGCTTACCGTTTTTACATTTTGGGTATTGGCATGCGAGCATTTGGATATGGAGATGCACGATCTCGTAACACAATTTTCTTTTGGCCATTAATTTCTATCTATAAAATTTAACAGAACTATGTGCAAGAAGTGTTTTTACCACCATCGTCAGTAGTTTTACCCATGTGTATTTCATACAATTTAGGGAATATCTAGCATAAAATAAAGTATCTATACTCTCATATAAAAGTATATAACAGTATGTATGTATTATAGACACTGTTTGTCTGGTGGCATGTCACATACCTCTTTATGTACAAATACAAAGGTACTTCAAAATGAGCGGTGCTACACAACCGACAATTTTTCGGCCGACACATGCACGACACAAGCTAATCACCGTCAGTTTAAATTTCTCGGTAAATAAGGAACGTGAGATCCTACCATTGTACACATGCCGTCCAGAAAATGTCGTGTGTGGAGCTATTCCACTTCAAAATATGCCAAAACTAGGAGCACACAATCAAAATGGTAATATAGACTACCCAAATATGGTCTAACTACATCTAAAGTGTAAGTGGAATTTTCATGTGTATCTTGTGAGATCACATTCAAAACAATATATAACAATGAGTTTTtagaatattatatatatatatatatattatttttgttTATCTATTTGTTAGTTAATTAGTTGATTTTCTGATCAAAAAATGCATGCAGGCACCAGCAGACGCAGGGACATCCTACACGAAGAAAACACTCGCTATCTTGTTATGCTCCTTGCTACTCTTGTTGTGACCATTACCTACCAAGCTGGACTTGATCCACCAGGCGGCCTCTGGGAAGACGATCATGATGGGCATAAGATAGGCCATCCAGTGCTCCAACTGACACATCCAACTCGTTATAGAGTGTTCTTCTACAGTAATTCGGCAACTTTCGTCACATCCTTGGTCGTCATCATGATGCTCCAGAGCAGGTTTTTGCTCAAGCGACACACACTTGAAGCAGCTCTGGTGCTGGACCTTTTTGGCCTCATCACTGCCTATGGCGCTGGGAGCACCAGGGATGTAAAGACATCCATCTACATtgttgccttggcggggcttgtcCTCGTCTACGTCATCGTCCATATCACCATAAGAGACCATGATCCTGAGCCGGCGGATGATGCCGCAGTGAAAGATTTGGATAGCAAGCGCAAGTTGCTACTTCTGGCTGCCATCTTGGCTGCTACTCTCACGTACCAGGCAGGTCTCACCCCACCTGGTGGCTTCTGGTCATCAGATGATGAGGGGCTCGGACGTCGTTCGGGCTTCCCGGTACTCCTCGACAATTACCCTCGACGTTACGAAGCATTCTTTTACTGCAACTCATTGAGCTTCATGGCATCCGTAACCCTAATCCTTCTTCTCGTAAATCCGAAGCTATATAGGCCAGGCATACGTTGTTATGCGCTCTATGTGTGCATGGTTGTTGGCATGTTTGGCCTTATGGGTGCCTATGCTGCTGGAAGCTCGCGCCATCTCAAGACCTCCCTCTATGTATTAACCTTGGTTGGTGCAGTGTTAGCCTTCATAGCCTCACAGGTAGCAATTTTCTGGATCATCCGTCATAACCAAGCTGGTTCACCACAAGCAGATCTACCAGATAGGCAACTCAGACaaggtgaagatggagaagcagaTGATAACAGCAACAAAGAGAAATATATGCTTGAATACTTGATGTTGCTAGGAATCCTGGCAGCAAGTATGACATACCAGACTGGTTTAAAACCACCAGGCGGCCTGTGGCAAGACAACGACAATGGACACTCTGCTGGCAACCCCATCCTCCACGACATTAACAAGCACCGGTACTACGCTTTCTTTTACAGCAACTCCACTTCCTTCATGGCCTCGATCGTGGTAGTCGTCATGCTGCTTCCATTGACAACATTTCACAATCACAATCTGCCACTATGGCCAATGCATACGGCCATTCTACTGGATATGTTTAGCCTCCTTGTGGCCTATGCAGCAGCCAGTAATAGAAAGTGGGAAACCTCCAGAAACGTCATCCTTCTTATCATCCCAGTGCTGGCCTACATTGCAGTCTATGCAACAATGTCAGTCTTCTACCATAGGAAAGACCAAAGTGCTAGCAATGAGAATACCAATACCAACGCCACTGTTACAGTGACCGAAACCACACCATGATATGAGGTGCCTCTTTGTCTGATCGGATTCACAAGGGGAACATCGTAAAGAAACATGTGGAAGGAACTATTTGTGTGTAAATTTATGATGTAGTTCATGACAAATTGAACCCAAGTGATCACTTAGGCTCAACCCCGAGCACCCTATGTGTATTTGAGACATTGAGTTGGTTATTCAAATCTTTTACTATATTCTTGCATTGCATGCATGGACATATCGATGAACTAATGTTGAGAACAACTATACAGTGACATTTGCCCATAACCTACAAAAAGTGTTCACAAAACGGTGAACAATGAAAGAAACCAGAAAAATCCAGGAGACAGAAACCCAAATACAGCACACCCTGAAATGTGTGCTCCTCCCTAAAGGGAGCGCCCCATGCATGATGTCGCTTCGAGAGCTTGCCGTTACTCCCGCTCACACCCTATAGCAGTCATCGACATCCTATGAGACATCAGAAACAGCCACAATTAACCTCTCCCTTCTGCTGTCAGGCAAATCATCGCTGCCGACGTGCTATTGTGGCGCTGGAAATGCTCTTCTTCAATCAATTAAGTTATTTTAATGGCCTGGACGCAGAGTTTCCTAGTGTCGTGGTGATACCATCTGCCCCATGTTCCCCAATAGTTCGGATGGGCTTCAAACCCACCTTAGGACCTTCTAAAAAAAGGAATGATCAGTTGCTGTTACAAAACACTTTTTTTAATACCTAGCTTTTGCTACTGGATGTGAATGTCAAACGACCATTCACCCAGCAATTTCTGATGTAGTTTGCTAAGGATTCAAATCAACTAACTCATCCATCGTGCATCTACGTGCTGTAAATGACAAGCATGCTTGTTCTAAATTGTGTAGAATTTGCCTGTACCACTGAATATGCATTTTGACCAATAGAATGCAGAAGTTGTTCTTACAGACAAATGGTTATTTGATTATTTGTGCCAACCTAATTTCACATATGGAAGGCGAAAATAAATCCACACGCAGATCACCGCTCGTATGATGCAAAAACATCAGCCAGCCACCTTGACAATCCAAACTTAAATTCCATATAAACAGCACATGACAAAAGGGTTGCCCAGCTAAGGTAGAGATTCCATCTAGTACCAAATATAATGAGCTCAATTAATCCGTGTGCCGATCTAGCTATCAAATGATTTAAATACGGTGATCTACAGTTTAATTTCAAGTGTGCCGGTATGTGGAGCTAAGCATTTATagtagattttttttaaaaaaaaaacaggTTTTCGTGCTATACATATATGCCAATTTGTAAGCTAAGCATCTTCATATAACAAATGTCTTGTCTTCTTGTGTAAGTATATATCTAAACACATTAATTTAAATCATTTGACAGCTCGACTATTGCTGTCGACAACATGCAGCTAGTAGATAGGCAGCGATTCTTTGTAGCAGTTGACTCGAATTTGTTAAGAGTCTCAGGCCAATAAAGCAATCGGCCGGCCCATCGGGTCAGTcggttcttttttct
Protein-coding regions in this window:
- the LOC123170639 gene encoding uncharacterized protein, producing the protein MASIPINEVATEASSTERLESQSQGSGNGSSAGADPKLYEFKEQLLLLATLVATVTYVAGLNLPGGSWQQDGSGGYIVGDPILRDTHYRRYLAFYYCNATALATSLVISLILIILPRKSTSWTVVLRAVMALDLLGLMGAYGAGSSRDTFTTVYSGVAFSFLVYVILAVFFSYLWLMARNRANNNGDDNSRSDPIPVNGYNNEIIFDPIPILTNDDGNEIQSDSNPIPTIGFDNEINSDPTSTPILTNGVENEIQPDSIHIPTNGVQNEIQSNSIRIPANGNGTGAQSNSPSRKHDKEKIDLLMLLATFVVTITYVAGLSPPGGFWSSTQDGHRPSDPVLQARGRFRAFFICNTTSFVASLLIIVLLLEKKLSKTISVRFVALYGLIAVALLGLMGAYAAGSCREADNTIFVLTLTTAVPVCVCLQLLITYTIGWKRCANVHSSVLAWFKKHVSIPRGTSRRRDILHEENTRYLVMLLATLVVTITYQAGLDPPGGLWEDDHDGHKIGHPVLQLTHPTRYRVFFYSNSATFVTSLVVIMMLQSRFLLKRHTLEAALVLDLFGLITAYGAGSTRDVKTSIYIVALAGLVLVYVIVHITIRDHDPEPADDAAVKDLDSKRKLLLLAAILAATLTYQAGLTPPGGFWSSDDEGLGRRSGFPVLLDNYPRRYEAFFYCNSLSFMASVTLILLLVNPKLYRPGIRCYALYVCMVVGMFGLMGAYAAGSSRHLKTSLYVLTLVGAVLAFIASQVAIFWIIRHNQAGSPQADLPDRQLRQGEDGEADDNSNKEKYMLEYLMLLGILAASMTYQTGLKPPGGLWQDNDNGHSAGNPILHDINKHRYYAFFYSNSTSFMASIVVVVMLLPLTTFHNHNLPLWPMHTAILLDMFSLLVAYAAASNRKWETSRNVILLIIPVLAYIAVYATMSVFYHRKDQSASNENTNTNATVTVTETTP